A genomic region of Chryseobacterium sp. KACC 21268 contains the following coding sequences:
- a CDS encoding tetratricopeptide repeat protein, whose translation MEEFFENELAKKFEEMIENNDEFYFDTEEYIEIIIYYLELGDYSYAEMAVNHALKIHPNSLEIKTKQLEVFLELERYTKAKELIDELHQSSLEDTDFLVCCAKYYSNLGNPKKSIEYCQKALQLEEEENFLHNFIADEYVNLDDPFNALKHYTSALEHDPYDDYSLENVMVCYSKLNRSQEALDFLNQYLDKFSFSETAWYEYGQFHFNKKNYEEAINGFDYLLAINSQAVGVYANKAACYEAMGEWDKAITVYEEMLDLEYTKAFTFYKIGLCHKEAKKLVPALTSFQKSLREDPQFYLAMMEQSFIYEELGNIKESLHFAQEAANLSEGNVEYQKRLAFLYITNGDYEESLICLKKLIESEPTRFYNWYAYSEVLMLLGEYEEAITILEKALKAHPRAELYYQLSNCYLHLKSEAEGIAMLEKALELDSTLSKDMQLKYPFIKEQVKKIKAKKK comes from the coding sequence TTGGAAGAATTTTTTGAAAACGAACTTGCTAAAAAGTTCGAAGAAATGATAGAGAATAATGATGAATTCTATTTCGATACCGAAGAGTATATTGAAATAATCATCTATTATCTGGAGCTGGGAGATTATAGCTACGCAGAAATGGCTGTAAATCACGCTCTGAAAATACATCCCAATTCCCTGGAAATCAAAACCAAGCAATTGGAGGTCTTCCTGGAACTGGAGCGTTACACAAAAGCTAAAGAACTGATTGATGAATTGCATCAGTCATCTTTGGAAGATACAGACTTTTTGGTTTGTTGCGCAAAATATTACTCAAATCTCGGGAACCCGAAAAAATCAATCGAATACTGCCAGAAAGCTTTGCAATTGGAAGAGGAAGAGAATTTCCTTCACAATTTCATCGCAGACGAATATGTTAATCTGGACGACCCTTTCAATGCCCTGAAACATTACACTTCAGCTTTGGAGCACGACCCGTACGATGATTACTCTTTGGAAAACGTGATGGTTTGTTACAGCAAACTGAATCGTTCACAAGAAGCTTTGGATTTCCTGAATCAATATCTTGACAAGTTTTCTTTTTCGGAAACGGCTTGGTATGAGTATGGACAATTCCATTTCAACAAAAAGAATTACGAAGAAGCCATCAACGGTTTCGATTATTTGTTAGCTATCAATTCCCAGGCTGTCGGTGTTTACGCCAACAAAGCCGCTTGCTATGAAGCGATGGGAGAGTGGGACAAGGCGATTACCGTCTACGAGGAAATGCTCGATTTGGAGTATACCAAAGCGTTCACGTTCTACAAGATTGGATTGTGCCACAAAGAAGCCAAAAAGTTGGTTCCGGCATTGACGTCTTTCCAAAAATCTTTGAGAGAAGACCCGCAGTTTTACTTGGCGATGATGGAGCAATCCTTTATCTACGAAGAGTTGGGGAACATCAAAGAATCACTGCATTTCGCTCAGGAAGCTGCTAATCTTAGCGAAGGAAACGTCGAGTACCAAAAGCGTTTGGCCTTCCTTTACATCACCAATGGCGATTATGAGGAAAGCTTGATTTGCCTTAAAAAACTCATAGAATCCGAGCCAACTAGATTTTACAATTGGTACGCGTATTCAGAAGTTTTGATGTTGCTTGGCGAATATGAGGAAGCAATCACCATTCTCGAAAAAGCTCTGAAAGCGCATCCACGCGCCGAATTGTACTATCAACTCAGCAATTGCTACCTGCATTTGAAAAGCGAAGCAGAAGGCATTGCAATGTTGGAAAAAGCGCTGGAACTCGATTCCACGCTCAGCAAAGATATGCAGCTAAAATATCCGTTCATCAAAGAACAGGTCAAAAAAATAAAGGCCAAAAAGAAATAA
- the rfbD gene encoding dTDP-4-dehydrorhamnose reductase gives MKRILVVGGNGQLGHCLQKLAPKYHDIFDFNFTGSDALNITDKAQIEKEFEEYQPDFVINASAYTAVDLAEKEEEKAFAVNAIGVGNLAEVSKEHNAILIHVSTDYVFDGETNLSYSEDDFTDPIGVYGASKRKGEELALENNPETVILRTSWLYSEFNKNFVKTMLHLFNVKDELGIVGDQHGQPTNANDLAQAIMDIIEAENKKFGIYHFSNYPETTWFDFANKIKEFSDSNVVLKSITTEEFPTPAKRPKRSTMSLDKIEKDYNIEPKHWENSLQDCVEILKITNA, from the coding sequence ATGAAAAGAATCTTAGTTGTTGGCGGAAACGGCCAATTGGGACATTGCCTACAAAAATTAGCACCAAAATACCACGATATATTCGATTTCAATTTTACAGGGTCGGATGCACTTAATATCACAGATAAAGCGCAGATTGAAAAAGAATTCGAAGAATATCAACCTGATTTTGTCATCAACGCTTCTGCATACACGGCTGTAGATTTGGCCGAGAAGGAGGAAGAAAAAGCTTTTGCTGTCAACGCCATTGGTGTGGGTAATTTGGCCGAAGTTTCAAAGGAACACAACGCTATTTTGATTCACGTTTCTACTGATTATGTTTTTGATGGCGAGACCAATTTGAGCTATTCCGAAGATGATTTCACAGACCCAATTGGTGTTTATGGCGCTTCAAAACGAAAAGGCGAAGAATTGGCTTTGGAAAATAATCCTGAAACTGTGATTCTTAGAACATCTTGGTTGTATTCAGAATTTAACAAAAACTTTGTGAAGACAATGTTGCATTTGTTCAATGTGAAAGACGAATTGGGAATCGTAGGTGACCAACACGGACAACCAACCAATGCAAATGACTTGGCACAGGCGATTATGGATATCATCGAAGCTGAAAACAAAAAGTTCGGAATCTACCATTTCTCAAATTATCCGGAAACCACTTGGTTTGATTTTGCTAATAAAATAAAAGAATTTTCAGATTCCAACGTTGTATTAAAATCAATCACCACCGAGGAATTCCCAACACCGGCAAAACGCCCAAAAAGGAGTACAATGTCTTTGGACAAAATCGAGAAAGATTACAACATCGAACCAAAACATTGGGAAAACAGCCTTCAGGATTGTGTAGAAATCCTAAAAATAACGAATGCGTAA
- a CDS encoding acyl-CoA thioesterase has product MEKEFSSTVKIRFADCDPIGHLNNVKYLEYMLNAREDHVEQNYGFTYEQYTRETGCTWVTIQNEIAYLKEVRYNSTVDITSKTVFVDDITAVVELLMKDENGRVNAVFWLTVIYFNMKTRRAEKMPDATLEKFAHFLVEIDHKTFKERVAHFRAQNKTKSL; this is encoded by the coding sequence ATGGAAAAAGAATTTTCATCCACGGTAAAGATCCGTTTTGCAGACTGCGACCCGATTGGGCATCTCAACAATGTAAAATATCTTGAGTATATGCTCAATGCGAGAGAAGACCACGTGGAACAAAACTACGGCTTCACCTACGAGCAATACACAAGGGAAACTGGCTGCACTTGGGTCACGATACAAAACGAAATTGCTTACCTGAAAGAAGTTAGATACAATTCGACCGTTGACATCACCAGCAAGACCGTTTTTGTGGACGATATCACTGCGGTTGTGGAATTGCTGATGAAAGACGAAAATGGCCGTGTAAACGCTGTTTTTTGGCTGACTGTCATCTACTTCAATATGAAAACCAGAAGAGCAGAAAAAATGCCAGATGCAACATTGGAAAAATTTGCCCATTTTCTAGTCGAAATTGACCATAAAACATTCAAAGAACGAGTGGCTCACTTTAGAGCTCAAAATAAAACAAAATCATTATGA
- a CDS encoding OmpH family outer membrane protein, protein MNKLNVLLVAVVMVFATGFAQAQKIASVDINSIFTSMPEMKALDAQLQALQTSKQGELEKQGKSLQDLMKKYQDEAPKQTQAINEQRSQEVQKLQDNLQQLYAAAQKDIAEKRDAGLDPIEKKINAAIAKVSKAAGYEFTFDASSPALVYKAGADATAAVKKELGL, encoded by the coding sequence ATGAACAAATTAAATGTATTATTAGTAGCCGTTGTAATGGTTTTTGCAACTGGATTTGCACAAGCTCAAAAAATAGCTTCTGTTGATATCAATTCGATCTTTACATCAATGCCGGAAATGAAGGCACTTGATGCTCAATTACAAGCTTTGCAGACTTCAAAACAAGGTGAGTTGGAGAAGCAAGGGAAATCTCTTCAGGACTTGATGAAAAAATATCAGGACGAAGCGCCTAAACAAACTCAGGCTATCAACGAGCAAAGAAGCCAGGAAGTTCAAAAACTTCAGGACAACCTTCAGCAACTTTATGCTGCTGCTCAAAAAGATATCGCTGAGAAAAGAGATGCAGGATTGGATCCAATCGAGAAAAAAATCAACGCTGCTATCGCAAAAGTTTCAAAAGCTGCAGGTTACGAATTCACTTTCGATGCTTCTAGCCCAGCTTTAGTTTACAAAGCAGGTGCAGATGCAACAGCTGCTGTTAAAAAAGAATTAGGTCTTTAA
- a CDS encoding OmpH family outer membrane protein: MKKIALIVTILFTATQIYAQKIGVVDTNYVLSKLPQYKDAENRLNAQVEQWQADLQRLQSEYERKREAFENEKVLLLGDQLKLREKEVVDMETNIRNTIGGRFGSNGEINQLRSNLTKPFQDQIWNAIKTVSTKNNLGIVLDKSNNISVIFLDKKYDYTEAVLNLLGKSLPKGEETKTNNLRPGSNSRGESKSNTKGKSGALQQRKLKAAEAQGL; encoded by the coding sequence ATGAAAAAAATAGCTTTAATTGTAACAATTCTTTTTACCGCGACACAAATCTATGCACAAAAGATTGGCGTTGTAGATACCAATTATGTGTTGAGTAAGCTGCCTCAGTACAAAGATGCTGAAAACAGGCTTAATGCTCAAGTGGAACAATGGCAGGCAGATCTTCAGAGATTACAGTCAGAATATGAAAGAAAAAGAGAAGCTTTTGAAAACGAAAAAGTACTACTTTTAGGCGATCAATTAAAGTTGAGAGAGAAAGAAGTGGTAGATATGGAAACCAATATTCGTAATACAATCGGTGGTAGATTTGGATCAAACGGCGAAATAAACCAATTGAGATCCAATCTTACAAAACCTTTTCAGGATCAGATCTGGAATGCGATAAAGACGGTTTCTACGAAAAATAATCTGGGCATAGTTCTTGATAAAAGCAACAACATTAGTGTCATTTTTCTAGATAAAAAATATGACTACACAGAGGCTGTCTTGAATTTATTGGGTAAAAGTCTTCCAAAAGGTGAGGAAACTAAAACTAATAATTTGAGACCTGGCTCCAATTCCAGAGGGGAATCAAAATCGAATACCAAAGGAAAATCGGGCGCTTTGCAACAGAGAAAATTAAAAGCTGCAGAAGCTCAGGGACTTTAA
- the bamA gene encoding outer membrane protein assembly factor BamA: protein MRLRFIPIILLAASAFLHAQVVPQGNNAENTELAANQNQEYVLKDIVVDGVKRYTPAQILRFTGLVKGEKLEIPGQRVSNAIKKLWETQSFSKVEVYIQDVEGQNVVLQFALQDLKELGEVKFTGKGIGKSKNEKLIKDNNLKPGTKINNNLVSSLQNKIPQEYIAKGFADAKINIQEKANGGDSNLVDWTIEVSKGKKVKIDKIEFDGNTSISDRKLRNKGFKDTKQKRFLIGILKPSKFVQDKYDEDKKNLISYYNSLGFRDATIVSDSVTRGSKGYNINVKLNEGKKYYIGDINFIGNTTFTTEFLQRVLGYKSGDIYDAVGFNKKVGDDGGKEDDSDIKSIYMNNGFLFSNVTPIEKSVKGDSINLEIRISEGEKATWNRVTWSGNTTTHDHVILRALRTKPGALFAKTDIKRTYFELAGMQFFDPQQIGTDVKPNPQDNTVNMHWTLVEKGSSQVQLQAGYGGGSFIGTLGLTFNNFSLKNFLKFKDFKPVPQGDGQTLSLQAQAGQYFTNYSVSFTEPWVFGTRPTALSVGFNYSNVNYSLSTGDQTMDIFSATAGLTRLLKWPDDYFSLYTGIQYQSYNFKNYPFNFGDVQEENGSTKSFSINIGLSRNSAGLDPVFPTYGSNVEASLKFTPPYSLFGDKDYANMSTLDKYKWMEFYKVKLKADFYNEVIGKLVLRTTGEMGYLNGYSKELGPPPFERYYVGGVGLFNGRFDGRELVPLRGYENASSTGFTSSSSYDITPYGGATIYNRFSAELRYPISMNQTAKIFVLSFVEAGNAWNSFGTYNPFKLKRSAGLGIRVSMSAFGLIGFDFAYGFDRTLGSSDPSGWQQHFLMNQPL from the coding sequence ATGAGATTAAGATTTATACCCATTATTTTGTTAGCAGCTTCAGCGTTTTTGCACGCACAAGTTGTTCCACAGGGTAACAATGCAGAAAACACAGAACTGGCAGCAAACCAGAATCAAGAGTACGTTCTAAAAGACATCGTGGTAGATGGTGTCAAAAGATACACACCAGCTCAGATTTTGCGTTTCACAGGTCTAGTGAAAGGAGAGAAGTTAGAAATTCCCGGGCAGCGCGTTAGCAACGCTATCAAAAAGCTTTGGGAAACACAGTCCTTTTCTAAAGTAGAGGTTTACATTCAGGATGTAGAAGGGCAGAATGTTGTTCTTCAATTTGCTTTGCAAGACCTCAAGGAACTGGGAGAAGTTAAGTTTACAGGTAAAGGAATTGGGAAGTCCAAAAATGAAAAACTCATCAAGGATAACAATCTGAAACCGGGTACAAAGATTAACAACAATTTAGTTTCCAGCTTACAGAACAAGATTCCACAGGAATATATTGCAAAAGGTTTTGCAGACGCGAAAATTAATATTCAGGAAAAAGCCAATGGAGGAGATTCCAACTTGGTAGACTGGACTATAGAAGTATCGAAAGGTAAGAAAGTCAAAATTGATAAAATAGAATTTGATGGGAACACAAGTATTTCTGACAGAAAACTTAGAAATAAAGGTTTTAAAGACACCAAGCAGAAAAGATTCCTAATAGGGATTTTGAAGCCATCTAAATTTGTTCAGGATAAGTATGATGAAGACAAAAAAAACCTAATCAGTTACTACAACTCCCTAGGTTTCCGAGATGCGACAATAGTTTCCGATTCTGTGACAAGAGGCAGTAAGGGATACAACATCAATGTAAAACTGAACGAAGGTAAAAAGTACTACATCGGAGATATCAACTTTATTGGTAATACTACTTTTACAACAGAGTTTTTACAAAGAGTTTTAGGATACAAATCTGGAGATATCTACGACGCTGTTGGATTCAACAAAAAAGTTGGAGATGATGGTGGTAAAGAAGATGACTCTGATATCAAATCCATTTATATGAACAATGGATTCCTGTTTTCAAATGTAACACCGATAGAAAAATCTGTGAAAGGAGATTCTATCAACCTTGAAATCAGAATCAGTGAAGGTGAAAAAGCAACCTGGAACCGTGTAACTTGGTCTGGTAACACTACTACTCACGATCACGTGATCCTGAGAGCACTTAGAACAAAACCTGGTGCTTTGTTTGCGAAAACCGATATCAAGAGAACATACTTCGAATTAGCAGGAATGCAGTTCTTCGATCCACAGCAGATCGGGACAGATGTGAAGCCAAATCCACAAGACAATACAGTGAATATGCACTGGACACTTGTAGAGAAAGGATCTTCTCAAGTTCAATTGCAAGCAGGTTATGGTGGTGGATCATTCATCGGTACACTTGGTCTGACCTTTAACAATTTCTCATTGAAAAACTTTTTGAAGTTCAAAGACTTTAAGCCGGTTCCGCAGGGAGATGGTCAAACTTTATCACTTCAGGCACAGGCAGGACAATATTTTACCAATTATAGTGTTTCATTTACAGAGCCTTGGGTTTTCGGAACAAGACCTACTGCACTTAGTGTTGGATTTAACTATTCTAATGTAAATTACTCTTTATCAACTGGTGATCAAACAATGGATATATTCTCCGCAACAGCAGGGCTTACAAGATTGCTGAAGTGGCCGGATGATTATTTTTCACTGTACACTGGAATCCAGTATCAAAGTTATAATTTCAAAAACTATCCGTTTAATTTTGGAGATGTTCAGGAAGAAAATGGAAGTACAAAATCATTTAGTATCAATATTGGATTGAGCAGAAACTCAGCAGGATTGGATCCCGTTTTCCCAACTTATGGTTCCAATGTAGAGGCATCTTTGAAGTTCACACCGCCATATTCATTATTTGGTGATAAGGATTATGCAAATATGAGTACTTTGGATAAGTACAAATGGATGGAGTTTTACAAAGTGAAGTTGAAAGCAGATTTCTATAATGAAGTAATAGGAAAGCTTGTACTGAGAACTACTGGAGAGATGGGTTATCTTAATGGTTATAGCAAAGAATTAGGGCCGCCGCCATTTGAAAGATATTATGTAGGAGGGGTTGGATTATTTAATGGTAGATTTGATGGTAGAGAATTAGTGCCATTAAGAGGTTATGAAAATGCTTCTTCTACTGGATTTACTTCATCATCTTCTTATGATATTACGCCATACGGAGGTGCAACCATCTACAACAGATTCTCGGCAGAACTTAGATATCCAATTTCTATGAATCAGACGGCAAAAATCTTTGTCTTGAGTTTTGTAGAGGCCGGAAATGCTTGGAATAGTTTTGGAACTTACAATCCGTTTAAATTGAAGAGATCAGCTGGACTTGGTATCAGAGTATCAATGTCAGCATTTGGATTGATTGGATTTGACTTTGCGTATGGATTCGACAGAACTTTAGGTAGTTCAGATCCATCTGGATGGCAACAACATTTCTTGATGAATCAACCATTATAA
- a CDS encoding isoprenyl transferase, giving the protein MQDLKTLINKDKLPQHVAVIMDGNGRWAKSRGEERTFGHKNAITAVRNVINACNEVHIPYLTLYTFSSENWNRPKEEVDTLMNLLSETLLLEAEEIFSKGLRMHVIGDISTLPDLVKDQLLNVVELTKNNKGGNLILALSYGSQKEILKAVKEISQEVKEGKIAVDDIDEKCLEDHLYTKDFPPVDLMIRTSGEVRISNFLLWQIAYAELQFLDVLWPDFTKDTFFQCILDYQNKERRYGMTSDQLTS; this is encoded by the coding sequence ATGCAGGACTTAAAAACACTTATAAACAAAGATAAACTTCCTCAACATGTGGCTGTCATTATGGATGGCAACGGAAGATGGGCAAAATCCAGAGGGGAAGAAAGAACTTTTGGGCACAAGAATGCTATAACAGCTGTTCGGAATGTGATCAATGCATGTAATGAAGTCCATATCCCATATCTTACACTTTACACTTTTTCCTCAGAGAACTGGAACAGGCCAAAAGAAGAAGTAGATACACTGATGAATCTCTTGTCGGAAACATTATTGCTGGAAGCGGAAGAGATATTCTCTAAAGGATTGAGAATGCACGTGATTGGTGACATCAGCACTTTGCCGGATCTTGTGAAAGATCAATTGTTGAACGTTGTAGAACTTACAAAAAACAACAAAGGCGGAAACTTGATTTTAGCCTTGAGTTATGGTTCACAGAAGGAAATCTTGAAAGCTGTAAAAGAAATAAGTCAAGAGGTGAAGGAAGGCAAAATTGCCGTGGATGATATCGACGAGAAATGTTTGGAAGATCACCTTTACACGAAGGATTTCCCGCCGGTAGATTTGATGATAAGGACTAGTGGAGAAGTAAGAATCAGTAACTTTTTACTTTGGCAAATAGCTTATGCTGAATTACAATTCCTAGATGTGCTTTGGCCGGATTTTACAAAAGATACATTTTTCCAATGTATTTTGGATTATCAGAATAAGGAAAGGAGATACGGAATGACAAGCGATCAGCTTACTTCATAA
- a CDS encoding DUF6089 family protein, which yields MKKELTYTFIALFCFLSFAKAQRHEIGVQLGMSNFVGDIGRTNYVLQKPLGNVSENGLPFYGGLMYRMNFNPYQTVRLNLGFSNIQFDDRYAKENYRRMRQLHGTNSVFSADLLFEYNFLPVNDEQVSMLSPYIFGGLSGLYLETSKPELTINSATDVAVSYKQEKAFTMGVPFGVGLKYKFNYNWALSGEFTFRPTFSDQVDYSLVEEGDVTVKKTTLNDAQTAAVVQSFIQQRNIGNPNSKDWINSATLILSYSFGRPPCYCK from the coding sequence ATGAAGAAAGAACTAACTTATACCTTTATCGCACTATTTTGTTTTCTCAGCTTTGCCAAGGCGCAAAGACATGAGATTGGGGTGCAATTGGGTATGAGTAATTTTGTAGGAGACATTGGAAGAACAAATTATGTTCTGCAGAAACCACTTGGAAATGTTTCCGAAAATGGTTTGCCTTTCTATGGCGGATTGATGTATCGAATGAATTTTAATCCTTACCAAACGGTGCGGCTTAACCTTGGTTTTAGCAACATCCAGTTTGACGATAGATATGCCAAAGAAAATTACAGAAGAATGCGACAGCTGCACGGAACCAACTCCGTGTTCTCCGCTGATTTGCTTTTCGAGTATAACTTTCTGCCTGTGAATGATGAGCAGGTAAGTATGCTAAGCCCTTATATATTTGGAGGATTATCTGGTTTATATCTGGAAACTTCAAAACCAGAACTGACCATTAATTCCGCTACAGACGTGGCAGTGAGTTACAAACAGGAAAAAGCTTTTACGATGGGCGTTCCTTTCGGGGTAGGACTTAAATATAAATTTAATTATAACTGGGCTTTATCCGGAGAGTTCACGTTCCGTCCTACATTCTCAGATCAGGTAGATTACAGTTTGGTGGAAGAAGGTGATGTTACCGTAAAAAAAACCACCTTGAATGATGCTCAGACCGCAGCAGTTGTTCAAAGTTTTATCCAACAAAGAAATATCGGTAATCCAAATTCAAAAGATTGGATTAATTCCGCAACACTTATTTTGTCTTATTCTTTTGGAAGACCACCTTGCTATTGCAAATAA
- a CDS encoding polysaccharide biosynthesis tyrosine autokinase, which translates to MIPDKNGKNTQDSAQVAEKMGSFNLFDPLHFVQRVLRNWYWFVILGFLGYCISYVYSKYYAQRVYSSSLSLSISNNTASYFTPNQSINFIWGQGGNQDGVYLKKILLSRSHNEYLVKKLGLNTSYTTKGLIKTTYLDQEDSPVFLEIDKDHLQQVNFPINIIPKGKDNYEIVLPEEGSSKNLYNYNTENIETIGSYARPKNKIIKINEWYESPNFRFKLVPNPNPPNLGLENIMVTLIPVNQAVNSIIGSLFVEFDKELSSIMIISKTGYNLNGTVNFLNNSVQELIKKRLLDQNTVDQNTVEYLNDNLTKIRKKLDSSGTVLNNLKINNRLFDMENIDSKTLEKLTELEEQKAELVTKINSLNDIKASVGTNSIEKIISLNIAGIEDGSFNASVSELKSLYAKRREMAQIYTPNSEPMREINRLINEAKYTSQSGLKKYFQGYYDKLAALNGDIGKIDQELVTLPEKQRIFLDAQRGYNIIENTYNTLLTEQAKSQMRVATNQSNLTVIDNAKNLGQGPIAPDVKTTQMQIIGGLLLFPLLFLLLGELLDNKIRNLKELLSATKIPLLGVIGHNNYDNNLTVLEEPKSSISEAFRAVRANLRFLFDEEQNSKVILVTSSISGEGKTYVSINIASVLGLSGKKAVLLGMDLRKPKIFGDFNINNKNGISNYLTGQVELEDIVNHTSIPGLDVITSGPIPPNPSELLMSDNNMKFIERLKEIYEYVIIDSPPVGLVADSFELIKKADTTIYVVRHEYTEKHMLRMISEKYFNKEVTNLGLVYNDFSVKQGYGYGYGYGYGYGYGYGYGYFDEDKNYKEPMIIKIRNKLKMFFNKK; encoded by the coding sequence ATGATTCCTGACAAAAACGGAAAAAACACACAAGACTCAGCTCAAGTTGCTGAAAAGATGGGTTCATTCAATTTGTTTGATCCGCTTCATTTTGTGCAGAGAGTTCTAAGGAATTGGTATTGGTTTGTGATTTTAGGCTTTCTGGGATATTGCATCTCTTATGTTTATAGTAAATATTACGCACAAAGAGTTTATTCTTCTAGTCTTTCATTAAGTATATCAAATAATACAGCAAGCTATTTCACACCAAATCAATCAATTAATTTCATTTGGGGACAAGGTGGAAACCAGGATGGAGTATATCTGAAGAAAATATTGTTGTCCAGAAGCCACAATGAATATCTGGTGAAAAAGCTGGGTCTCAATACCAGTTACACTACAAAAGGTCTTATCAAAACAACTTATTTGGATCAAGAAGACAGTCCTGTTTTTCTTGAGATTGATAAAGATCATTTGCAGCAAGTCAATTTTCCTATTAATATCATCCCAAAAGGGAAAGATAATTATGAAATCGTTTTACCAGAAGAAGGTTCTTCAAAAAATCTCTATAATTATAATACAGAGAATATTGAAACGATTGGTTCTTATGCAAGACCAAAAAACAAAATTATCAAAATCAACGAATGGTATGAGTCTCCTAATTTCAGGTTCAAATTAGTCCCAAATCCAAATCCGCCTAACTTAGGATTGGAAAACATTATGGTGACTCTTATTCCAGTCAATCAGGCAGTCAATAGTATTATTGGCAGTTTGTTCGTAGAATTTGATAAGGAACTATCTTCTATTATGATTATTAGCAAAACGGGCTACAATCTGAATGGAACAGTTAATTTCCTAAACAACTCTGTACAGGAATTGATTAAAAAAAGATTGCTTGATCAGAACACTGTAGATCAAAATACAGTAGAATATCTTAATGACAATCTTACAAAAATTAGAAAAAAGCTAGATTCCAGCGGAACGGTACTTAATAATTTAAAAATCAATAACCGTCTTTTCGATATGGAAAATATCGATTCCAAAACGCTTGAAAAACTTACAGAACTGGAGGAACAAAAAGCGGAGTTGGTTACAAAAATTAACTCGCTAAATGACATAAAAGCCTCTGTAGGTACGAATAGTATTGAGAAAATCATCAGCTTAAATATCGCGGGAATAGAGGATGGCAGCTTCAATGCTTCGGTTTCGGAACTTAAATCACTCTACGCAAAAAGAAGAGAAATGGCGCAAATTTATACGCCTAACTCAGAACCAATGCGAGAAATAAACCGATTGATAAACGAGGCGAAATACACCTCACAAAGCGGATTGAAGAAATATTTCCAAGGTTACTATGATAAACTTGCAGCTCTAAACGGAGATATTGGCAAAATCGACCAGGAGCTGGTGACATTACCGGAAAAACAGCGTATCTTCTTAGATGCCCAAAGAGGTTATAACATTATTGAAAATACGTACAATACTTTGCTGACGGAGCAGGCAAAATCTCAGATGAGAGTTGCAACAAACCAAAGTAATCTGACCGTCATTGATAATGCAAAAAATCTTGGACAAGGACCAATAGCCCCGGATGTTAAGACCACTCAAATGCAGATTATTGGTGGCTTGCTTCTTTTCCCTCTTTTGTTTTTGCTTTTGGGAGAGCTGTTGGATAATAAAATTCGAAATCTTAAAGAACTGCTTTCAGCAACCAAAATTCCTTTATTGGGCGTAATTGGGCATAATAATTATGACAATAATCTTACAGTTTTAGAAGAACCAAAATCTTCTATTTCAGAAGCTTTCAGAGCAGTTAGAGCCAATCTTAGATTTTTGTTTGATGAGGAGCAGAACAGCAAGGTTATCCTTGTTACATCTTCCATCAGTGGCGAAGGTAAAACCTACGTTTCGATTAATATAGCATCTGTTTTAGGACTTAGTGGAAAAAAAGCGGTCTTGCTGGGGATGGATCTCCGGAAACCAAAGATATTTGGAGATTTTAATATCAACAACAAAAACGGAATTTCCAATTATCTTACAGGACAAGTAGAGTTAGAAGATATTGTAAATCACACAAGTATTCCTGGTCTGGACGTCATCACTTCCGGTCCTATTCCTCCTAATCCATCAGAGCTTTTGATGAGTGATAATAATATGAAATTCATAGAAAGACTAAAAGAAATCTATGAATATGTCATTATAGATTCTCCGCCGGTTGGATTGGTTGCTGACTCTTTTGAGCTTATCAAAAAAGCGGATACCACAATTTATGTTGTTCGTCACGAGTACACGGAGAAACATATGTTGAGAATGATCAGCGAGAAGTATTTTAATAAAGAAGTCACCAATCTTGGACTTGTTTACAATGATTTTAGTGTCAAGCAAGGTTACGGATATGGTTACGGTTATGGATATGGTTACGGCTACGGTTATGGCTACGGCTATTTCGACGAAGATAAAAACTATAAAGAACCGATGATTATCAAAATTAGAAACAAACTGAAAATGTTTTTCAATAAAAAATAA